From the genome of Palaemon carinicauda isolate YSFRI2023 chromosome 6, ASM3689809v2, whole genome shotgun sequence, one region includes:
- the LOC137642404 gene encoding uncharacterized protein: MASEYDPLARTRHSESEEDIGHAWCPAEGDHGKCTAYLAQVISDDQDSLDEDGSDHDFQGLGKVVDRLEETSKEGEREDDNIEVGEWGFPAMARLTPHLPPSPPSLNLTLSATEECRYDLFIENGVHVTRDISRQTPSFVRFADSDVIQEDSSTVTHLNDDDVTSYRSTLCIVESEDTLFINEKETEGENDVICGSIDKSDQLISTPRGTKSYETLLKKDESSAAQTRDDISDIMGDSGLEKNEANELFIANSHIGSTDVASLIMPATSHVTEVSQIGKRDLTGSCDESSYSVNIVDETEQGDTFEDNSVESGTLDVAFCELPKGDDVQEVVTESPLRRQEQNDEERAEGPYPPGVPVEDSLNIAHSPVTVSDTKDAEMNNDGEGKEGKTDGEMNWEMHVHEGVDDEVINDKDGNDGIEVEEIRDYEDGNVGIGKDGLSVVGMKNEEIIYDRDGATGTVNETISKDGITEIENDVMSGNDGGNEDINKEEASGDEDRNEGIEEEEINNDKGGNKRKQNKEMNDYSEEEEAIGIDSLFEIDEEKSEHICCVSSNTSSPDSSSDTPITEGKKEHLSSMDFVQDDLENSYGSLQANLSVDDEMAAHRFPDTADVNDDKNSLEEIDECSVKSFINRDDFNMKEKGNGEITEESVINRPEIEENFMNENFVALSKRYEVKYVGLNNSEGDVENIENLVAEKGTHSSLDHNTECSNEETIGDDEFGLVNLFTKLDGNQPKETGISGDDHQDVIGTLVHDDHDPRVITFGETCVTEDRMGLSKRDNDVMSPSSSGRSKGMDLRASACDVGFVRTTTNTIVQGEECFTGQIGKGEAVSDSPWTNQGPENDFHLEGEDETAQTQDRGEINLTQFFSESEDAGECNEHYRTGQVTPHFFESVQSAAKCQSSSLFTPRDRSSFLATLLEGGDALSDGNLNTIECASELKDFCSEIVPKNSLEESECVGDRDSDNDGTVADKESEVIESEVERIESITSEDQCSGHQPNKEGYNLSTLDENQRVNGTFPEGGGLIDENLSDSIPTILEGPAPTIPEVPVISFSEVSELPIHEGQDAVIDKPADLPKVQDIPLAEDSGLSIAEASGLSIPEVQDIHIAENSNLSVAEASDLTIPEVQDIAVAEDSGLIIAEASDLPIPEVQDIPVADDSNLSVAEASDLPISEVQDILLAEDSNQSIAEASDLPIPRVQDIHITEDSNLSVAEASDFPIPEVQDIPVAEDSDVSIAEASDLPIPEVQDIPVGEDADLSIAEASDLPIPEVQDIPVGEDSDLSIAEASDLPIPEVQDIPVGEDSDLSIAEASDLPIPEVQDIPVGEDSDISIAEASDLPIPEVQDIHITEDSNLFVAEASDLPISEVQEIPVGEDSDLSIAEASDLPIPEVQDIHITEDSNLSVAEASDLPISEVQDIPVGEDSDLSIAEVSDLPIPEIQDIPVAEDSDLSIAEASDLPIPEVQYIPIGEDSDLSIAEASDLPIPEVQYIPIGEDSDLSIAEASDLPIPEVQDIPVGEDSALSIAEASDLPIPEVQDIPVAEDSDLSITEASDLPIPEFQNLPIAEDSDQAISGVTFLPLSEPENPSVSVSEISSLSISEQQSLFISEAQDLSLSVTQYCTPIPKSDAQDFDVNINSDLRTPCPVQGEIEQDVPVIILTSATETSPEEGKEDTDDSSLSLSDEDELVSSVITVIAADQFEPQIEEVEDIGDDSSVPSAVEHADCPSESEAVESEVLSDSSELVKDVPSNNLCFETDVSQISQLSEDSFSGWVNQVCSVFCQSDARFHDTEDRLIAAEKDNSASQVINEHPSKLLFPEKSDTSSPLPVVLNSDFSYLPPVTIPSEDCGIPSSVINTNYLSEEPEQCSNAVSLTGDIPENKPFVNEEETEVLSFSESVLRSVDDAINVSESNEEFRKERNYISSVTENQVDCISLAKDDPAVNENFVDLQLINENQDSGSLPVIESREERILPLDENQDDNISPFTENPEDNISPVNENQEDNILPVTENREDNISPVTEYQEGNISLVTENQTDNISPVTENQEDNISPVTENQDDNISPVTENQEDNISSVTESLEDDISPLTENQEDNTSPVTENQEDNTSPVTENQEGNISPLTENQEDNISSVFENQESVISRVIEYKEDDISFVTVNQAEGISRVTGNQENYISTLIENQENYVSNVIENQENNNSILTVNQEDRISPVIENQEDTISQVIDNQEDTISPVIDNQEDTISPVIDNQEDTISPVIDNQEDTISPVIDNQEDTISPVIDNQEERFSPACEKQEGRISPWTANQGAVENQEEFTSFMREDYVSEDQEDFSSQFDDSQVYYIPLVEEDQEYFNSLVTEDHEYSSDLVAEDHERSSSFLIEDRESTVDEDQVDFSLGDRGRLTKYISLVDKGEYNYDLSEFENEVNSLVIHCTTEDNNKNIPVPSATQVDLISDADYNPDVISSVDGHTKSTGSGENFSDVKTKDLEEINVVEDLSGFRGLSCKECQPGDVSFLTKPQDDNDNLLVEGQSGILGEVSDFETDDCGSFLSSENRNCSVKGREISHLEKEDSLCYFASSDKSEDNFTEVKDKLHQTESVVSQEDSFDFISEERDENVTSEEKESDAAYALSLQREVERIDFISGVIGGVKEGWRSVPSSAVEGKLHFDSFLSVIEEEDQIYSIPAGIDTDRTDSSPPAKALDISGEELRVPSVPREEEEGEGEEEGKERSREGKGRDGLLILATPGSYAGCVSYGVQGTIKIRNYQRTKKFLSWKQTVTMMILP, translated from the coding sequence ATGGCGAGCGAGTATGATCCTTTGGCGAGAACACGACACAGTGAAAGTGAGGAAGACATTGGGCATGCCTGGTGCCCCGCCGAAGGCGACCATGGCAAGTGCACGGCTTATTTAGCCCAGGTGATTTCGGATGATCAGGATTCACTGGATGAAGATGGGAGTGATCATGATTTCCAGGGTTTGGGGAAAGTTGTGGACCGTCTGGAGGAAACTTCTAAGGAAGGGGAACGAGAGGATGATAATATTGAAGTGGGGGAGTGGGGGTTTCCCGCAATGGCCCGTCTGACCCCCCATCTTCCCCCGTCACCCCCATCTCTCAACCTAACACTCTCTGCAACTGAAGAATGTCGCTacgatcttttcatagaaaatggggTTCACGTCACTCGTGATATTTCAAGGCAGACTCCTTCATTTGTCAGGTTCGCTGACTCTGACGTTATTCAAGAGGATTCTTCAACCGTTACGCATCTAAATGACGACGATGTCACGAGTTATCGTTCTACATTATGCATTGTGGAGAGCGAAGATACGCTATTCATTAATGAAAAAGAGACTGAGGGTGAAAATGACGTGATTTGCGGTAGTATTGACAAGTCAGACCAGCTAATATCTACACCTCGTGGGACGAAATCGTATGAAACCCTCCTAAAAAAAGATGAGAGCAGCGCTGCCCAGACCAGAGATGACATCAGCGATATTATGGGCGATTCAGGTCTTGAGAAGAATGAAGCAAACGAACTCTTCATTGCAAATTCGCACATAGGCTCGACAGATGTGGCCTCTTTGATTATGCCAGCCACCTCCCATGTTACTGAAGTGAGCCAGATCGGTAAGAGGGATTTGACTGGGTCATGCGACGAGTCATCATATTCTGTTAATATTGTCGACGAAACGGAACAGGGGGATACTTTTGAGGACAATTCGGTTGAATCTGGGACATTGGACGTGGCTTTTTGTGAATTACCGAAGGGGGACGATGTGCAGGAGGTTGTGACGGAGAGTCCCCTCCGTCGGCAGGAGCAGAATGATGAAGAACGCGCTGAAGGGCCCTACCCACCAGGGGTACCTGTCGAAGACAGCCTTAATATTGCTCACTCGCCTGTAACAGTATCTGACACTAAAGATGctgaaatgaataatgatggggAGGGAAAAGAAGGGAAAACGGATGGAGAAATGAATTGGGAGATGCATGTACATGAAGGAGTAGATGATGAAGTGATCAATGATAAAGATGGAAATGATGGAATTGAGGTTGAAGAAATTAGAGATTATGAAGATGGAAATGTTGGTATAGGGAAGGATGGGTTGAGTGTTGTCGGAATGAAAAATGAGGAAATTATTTATGATAGAGATGGAGCTACAGGAACAGTTAATGAAACCATAAGTAAAGATGGAATTACAGAAATAGAAAATGACGTAATGAGTGGCAATGATGGTGGAAATGAAGACATAAACAAAGAAGAGGCATCTGGTGATGAGGACAGAAATGAAGGAATAGAGGAAGAAGAAATTAATAACGACAAAggtggaaataaaagaaaacagaataaagaaatgaatgattatagcgaagaagaagaagcaatagGAATAGATAGTCTATTTGAAATAGACGAGGAAAAATCAGAACACATTTGTTGTGTCTCAAGTAACACTAGTAGCCCAGATAGTTCCAGTGACACGCCTATAACTGAGGGTAAGAAGGAGCATTTGTCTTCTATGGACTTTGTGCAAGATGATCTTGAAAATTCATATGGATCACTGCAAGCAAATTTATCTGTAGATGATGAGATGGCAGCTCATAGATTTCCTGATACGGCAGATGTAAATGATGACAAAAATAGTTTAGAAGAAATAGATGAATGTTCTGTAAAATCGTTTATAAATAGGGATGATTTTAATATGAAAGAGAAAGGAAATGGTGAAATTACTGAAGAAAGTGTTATTAATAGGCCTGAGATTGAAGAAAACTTTATGAATGAGAACTTTGTGGCATTAAGTAAAAGATATGAAGTAAAATATGTAGGACTGAATAATAGTGAAGGTGATGTAGAAAATATTGAGAACTTGGTAGCAGAGAAAGGTACTCATTCTTCTCTTGATCATAACACTGAATGTTCTAATGAAGAAACTATCGGAGATGATGAATTTGGTCTAGTCAATTTATTTACCAAACTTGATGGAAATCAGCCTAAAGAAACAGGCATCTCTGGTGATGATCATCAAGACGTAATTGGGACTCTTGTCCATGATGATCACGACCCAAGAGTAATTACTTTTGGTGAGACTTGTGTCACGGAGGACCGGATGGGTTTGAGCAAACGTGATAATGACGTCATGTCGCCATCTTCATCCGGTCGTAGTAAGGGCATGGACTTGAGGGCCAGTGCCTGTGACGTTGGGTTTGTGAGGACAACTACGAACACTATTGTGCAGGGAGAAGAGTGTTTTACGGGGCAGATTGGAAAGGGCGAAGCCGTTAGTGATAGTCCTTGGACGAATCAAGGTCCTGAGAATGATTTTCATTTGGAAGGAGAAGATGAAACGGCCCAAACACAAGATCGAGGTGAAATAAACTTAACCCAGTTTTTCAGTGAGTCAGAGGACGCTGGGGAGTGTAACGAACATTATCGGACTGGGCAAGTTACGCCACATTTCTTCGAAAGTGTTCAATCAGCCGCTAAATGTCAGAGTTCTAGTCTTTTTACTCCCAGGGATAGATCTTCTTTCCTTGCGACCTTATTAGAGGGCGGTGATGCGCTTTCAGATGGAAATTTAAATACTATAGAATGTGCCTCGGAACTGAAAGACTTTTGTAGTGAGATAGTGCCTAAGAATTCTCTTGAGGAATCTGAATGCGTAGGAGATAGAGATAGTGATAATGACGGTACGGTGGCTGATAAAGAAAGTGAAGTAATTGAGAGTGAAGTTGAAAGAATCGAGAGTATAACCAGCGAAGACCAGTGCTCAGGTCATCAGCCAAATAAAGAAGGATATAACTTGTCAACTTTAGATGAAAACCAAAGAGTGAATGGAACTTTCCCTGAGGGAGGTGGACTTATTGATGAAAACCTATCTGATTCAATACCAACCATCTTGGAAGGTCCTGCCCCAACTATACCTGAAGTTCCAGTCATATCCTTTTCTGAAGTTTCTGAACTACCTATACATGAGGGTCAAGACGCAGTCATAGATAAGCCTGCAGACCTACCTAAGGTTCAAGACATACCTTTAGCTGAGGATTCCGGTCTATCCATAGCTGAAGCTTCAGGTTTATCGATACCTGAGGTTCAAGACATACACATAGCTGAGAATTCAAATCTATCAGTAGCTGAAGCTTCAGATTTAACGATACCTGAGGTTCAAGACATAGCCGTAGCTGAGGATTCAGGTCTAATAATAGCTGAGGCTTCAGATTTACCGATACCTGAGGTTCAAGACATACCGGTAGCTGATGATTCAAATTTATCTGTAGCTGAAGCTTCAGATTTACCGATATCTGAGGTTCAAGACATACTCTTAGCTGAGGATTCAAATCAATCCATAGCTGAAGCTTCAGATTTACCAATACCTAGGGTTCAGGACATACATATAACTGAGGATTCAAATCTATCCGTAGCTGAAGCTTCAGATTTTCCGATACCTGAGGTTCAAGACATACCCGTAGCTGAGGATTCAGATGTATCCATAGCTGAGGCTTCAGATTTACCGATACCTGAGGTTCAAGACATACCCGTAGGTGAGGATGCAGATCTATCCATAGCTGAGGCTTCAGATTTACCGATACCTGAGGTTCAAGACATACCCGTAGGTGAGGATTCAGATCTATCCATAGCTGAAGCTTCAGATTTACCAATACCGGAGGTTCAAGACATACCCGTAGGTGAGGATTCAGATCTATCCATAGCTGAGGCTTCAGATTTACCGATACCTGAGGTTCAAGACATACCCGTAGGTGAGGATTCAGATATATCCATAGCTGAAGCTTCAGATTTACCAATACCGGAGGTTCAAGACATACATATAACTGAGGATTCAAATCTATTTGTAGCTGAAGCTTCAGATTTACCGATATCTGAGGTTCAAGAAATACCCGTAGGTGAGGATTCAGATCTATCCATAGCTGAAGCTTCAGATTTACCGATACCTGAGGTTCAAGACATACATATAACTGAGGATTCAAATCTATCTGTAGCTGAAGCTTCAGATTTACCGATATCTGAGGTTCAAGACATACCCGTAGGTGAGGATTCAGATCTATCCATAGCTGAAGTTTCAGATTTACCAATACCTGAGATTCAAGACATACCCGTAGCTGAGGATTCAGATCTATCCATAGCTGAGGCTTCAGATTTACCTATACCTGAGGTTCAATACATACCCATAGGTGAGGATTCAGATCTATCCATAGCTGAGGCTTCAGATTTACCTATACCTGAGGTTCAATACATACCCATAGGTGAGGATTCAGATCTATCCATAGCTGAGGCGTCAGATTTACCAATACCTGAGGTTCAAGACATACCCGTAGGTGAGGATTCAGCTCTATCCATAGCTGAAGCTTCAGATTTACCAATACCTGAGGTTCAAGACATACCCGTAGCTGAGGATTCAGATCTATCCATAACTGAAGCTTCAGATTTACCAATACCTGAGTTTCAAAATTTACCCATAGCTGAGGATTCAGACCAAGCCATATCTGGGGTGACATTCTTACCATTATCTGAACCAGAGAATCCAAGCGTATCCGTATCTGAAATTTCCAGCCTTTCAATATCTGAGCAGCAAAGCTTATTTATATCTGAGGCTCAAGACCTATCCTTATCAGTGACTCAGTACTGTACGCCCATTCCAAAGAGTGATGCTCAAGATTTTGATGTGAATATAAATTCAGACTTAAGGACACCCTGTCCCGTTCAAGGGGAGATTGAGCAAGATGTCCCAGTTATTATACTGACCTCTGCTACTGAGACATCAcccgaggaaggaaaagaagatacTGATGATTCTTCTCTGTCACTTTCTGACGAAGATGAACTCGTCTCTTCTGTCATAACAGTCATTGCTGCTGATCAGTTCGAACCCCAGATTGAAGAAGTTGAGGATATTGGTGATGATAGTTCAGTGCCTTCAGCCGTTGAACACGCTGATTGCCCCTCTGAAAGTGAAGCCGTTGAAAGTGAAGTTTTATCTGATAGCAGTGAACTTGTGAAAGATGTACCATCCAACAATTTGTGCTTCGAAACAGATGTCAGTCAAATAAGTCAACTCTCTGAAGATTCATTCTCTGGATGGGTAAATCAAGTCTGTTCTGTCTTTTGTCAGTCAGACGCTAGATTTCACGATACGGAAGATCGTCTTATTGCTGCTGAAAAAGATAATTCTGCGTCTCAAGTCATTAATGAACATCCGTCGAAGCTTCTCTTTCCTGAAAAAAGTGACACTTCCTCTCCACTTCCTGTTGTTCTGAACAGTGACTTTTCTTATTTGCCTCCTGTTACGATTCCAAGCGAGGATTGTGGTATTCCATCATCTGTTATTAATACAAATTATCTCAGTGAAGAACCCGAACAATGCAGTAACGCAGTCTCTCTCACAGGGGATATTCCAGAAAATAAACCTTTTGTAAACGAAGAGGAGACCGAAGTGTTATCGTTCAGTGAAAGCGTTTTACGTTCTGTAGACGATGCTATAAACGTTAGTGAAAGTAACGAAGAATTTAGAAAAGAACGAAATTATATTTCATCTGTTACGGAAAATCAGGTTGATTGTATTTCTTTGGCAAAGGACGACCCAGCAGTAAATGAAAACTTTGTTGATTTACAACTTATAAATGAAAATCAGGATAGTGGGTCTTTACCTGTGATTGAAAGTCGGGAAGAAAGGATTTTACCTTTGGATGAAAATCAAGATGATAATATCTCACCCTTTACTGAAAATCCGGAAGATAATATTTCACCTGTGAATGAAAATCAGGAAGATAATATCTTACCCGTGACTGAAAATCGGGAAGATAATATCTCACCCGTGACAGAATATCAGGAAGGTAATATCTCGCTTGTGACTGAAAATCAGACCGATAATATCTCACCCGTGACTGAAAATCAGGAAGATAATATCTCACCCGTGACTGAAAATCAGGACGATAATATCTCACCCGTGACTGAAAATCAGGAAGATAATATCTCATCCGTGACTGAAAGTCTGGAAGATGATATCTCACCTCTGACTGAAAATCAGGAAGATAATACCTCGCCTGTCACTGAAAATCAGGAAGATAATACCTCGCCTGTCACTGAAAATCAGGAAGGTAATATCTCGCCTCTGACTGAAAATCAGGAAGATAATATATCGTCAGTATTTGAAAATCAAGAAAGTGTAATTTCTCGAGTGATTGAATATAAGGAAGATGACATTTCATTTGTGACTGTTAATCAGGCAGAAGGGATTTCACGAGTGACGGGAAATCAGGAAAATTATATATCTACTCTGATTGAAAATCAGGAAAATTATGTATCCAATGTGATAGAAAATCAGGAAAATAACAATTCAATTTTGACTGTAAATCAAGAAGATAGGATTTCACCTGTAATTGAAAATCAGGAAGACACGATTTCACAGGTGATTGATAATCAGGAAGACACTATTTCACCGGTGATTGATAATCAGGAAGACACGATTTCACCGGTGATTGATAATCAGGAAGACACGATTTCACCGGTGATTGATAATCAGGAAGACACGATTTCACCGGTGATTGATAATCAGGAAGACACGATTTCACCGGTGATTGATAATCAGGAAGAAAGGTTTTCACCTGCGTGTGAGAAACAGGAAGGAAGGATTTCCCCCTGGACTGCAAATCAGGGAGCGGTTGAAAATCAGGAAGAGTTTACATCGTTTATGAGAGAAGATTATGTGAGCGAAGATCAGGAAGACTTTTCCTCCCAGTTTGATGATAGTCAGGTTTATTACATTCCACTCGTGGAAGAAGATCAAGAATACTTCAATTCACTTGTGACTGAAGATCACGAATACTCATCTGATTTAGTGGCTGAAGATCATGAGCGTTCTTCTTCGTTCTTGATTGAAGATCGAGAATCGACAGTTGATGAAGATCAGGTAGACTTTTCATTGGGTGATCGAGGAAGGCTGACGAAATATATTTCCTTGGTTGACAAAGGTGAATATAATTATGATTTGTCTGAATTTGAAAACGAGGTTAATTCCTTGGTGATCCATTGCACAactgaagataataataaaaatattccagTACCATCAGCAACACAGGTTGATTTGATATCTGACGCCGATTACAATCCCGATGTGATTTCATCAGTCGATGGTCACACCAAATCTACGGGTTCTGGAGAAAATTTCTCTGACGTCAAAACAAAAGATTTAGAGGAAATCAACGTTGTCGAAGACCTTTCTGGTTTCCGTGGATTGTCCTGCAAGGAGTGCCAGCCGGGTGATGTGTCTTTCCTGACCAAACCACAGGacgataatgataatttattagtaGAGGGTCAATCTGGAATTTTAGGAGAAGTGAGTGACTTTGAAACGGATGATTGTGGGAGTTTTTTGAGCTCAGAAAATAGAAATTGCTCGGTTAAGGGACGTGAGATAAGCCACTTAGAAAAAGAAGACTCCTTGTGTTACTTTGCCTCATCCGATAAAAGTGAAGATAATTTTACCGAGGTTAAAGATAAACTTCATCAAACTGAAAGTGTAGTTTCTCAGGAAGACAGTTTTGATTTTATCTCTGAGGAAAGAGATGAAAATGTGACGAGTGAAGAGAAGGAGTCCGATGCAGCCTACGCATTGTCACTCCAGAGGGAAGTTGAGAGGATCGATTTTATAAGCGGTGTGATCGGAGGCGTGAAGGAAGGGTGGCGCTCTGTCCCATCTTCAGCCGTGGAAGGAAAACTTCATTTTGATTCTTTTCTTTCGGTCATTGAAGAGGAGGATCAGATCTATTCTATTCCAGCGGGAATAGATACAGATCGGACCGATTCTAGTCCCCCGGCGAAAGCACTGGATATCAGCGGAGAGGAACTTCGGGTGCCTTCTGTtcctagagaagaagaagaaggagaaggagaagaggaaggaaaagaaaggtCTAGGGAAGGAAAAGGACGTGATGGTTTATTAATTCTCGCAACCCCTGGTTCATATGCGGGCTGTGTGAGTTACGGAGTGCAAGGGACGATCAAAATTCGAAATTACCAAAGGACGAAGAAGTTTTTGAGCTGGAAGCAAACAGTGACGATGATGATATTGCCGTAG
- the LOC137642354 gene encoding protein roadkill-like has translation MSVDADFGQRDSGSELSRSEMSESSNRDSGTSYLSEADGSSDNDTIVGRNSDADGMMNSDVDGMAMSSSSSSEEGTITGSRDGSNVSNVISSSSGDVSYVNFNKGHRRDDSGVVMGNFPVDSAHHYHHAHQRQDVPGSPVIRAPHHHCQRAGGENEHQHHHHHHCCEHYHIADHHCHHHHHHHAAASDDQRNRINIHKRTVDDDGSFTEPEDNNRTLERGMSPAPTDPEDDDTGSVKGFNRSRSHQFRVARRFSGAKMVKKMKKVVHFGKKSHSDDNGNHPHHTKVQEALEGER, from the coding sequence ATGTCGGTTGACGCTGACTTCGGCCAGCGGGATTCGGGCAGTGAATTGTCCAGAAGCGAAATGAGCGAATCGAGTAACCGGGATTCGGGTACGAGTTACCTGAGCGAGGCCGATGGCAGTAGTGATAATGACACTATCGTCGGCAGGAATAGTGACGCCGACGGGATGATGAATAGTGACGTCGATGGTATGgcgatgagtagtagtagtagttccgaGGAGGGGACTATTACTGGCAGTAGGGACGGTAGTAATGTAAGTAATGTcataagtagtagtagtggtgatgtCAGTTATGTGAATTTCAATAAGGGTCATCGGCGTGATGATAGTGGTGTGGTGATGGGGAATTTCCCCGTGGACTCTGCTCACCATTATCACCATGCCCACCAGAGGCAAGACGTGCCAGGCAGTCCAGTTATCCGCGCTCCTCACCATCACTGCCAAAGGGCGGGCGGTGAAAACGAGCACcaacatcaccatcaccatcactgcTGTGAGCATTACCACATAGCAGATCACCACTGtcaccaccatcaccatcatcacgcAGCGGCGTCGGACGACCAACGCAATCGAATCAACATCCACAAACGGACCGTCGACGATGACGGGAGTTTCACGGAGCCGGAGGATAACAACCGCACCCTCGAGAGGGGCATGTCCCCGGCTCCGACGGACCCCGAGGATGACGACACGGGGTCcgtcaagggcttcaacaggagtCGCAGCCACCAGTTTCGGGTGGCGAGGAGGTTCAGCGGCGCCAAGatggtgaagaagatgaagaaagtcgTCCACTTTGGCAAGAAGAGTCACAGTGATGACAATGGCAATCATCCTCATCACACGAAGGTCCAGGAAGCCTTGGAGGGAGAAAGGTaa